The following are encoded together in the Bradyrhizobium algeriense genome:
- the sdhA gene encoding succinate dehydrogenase flavoprotein subunit — MATQRTAAQGNGKATNGSGGIGSSPATNGKSYPIEDHTYDVVVVGAGGAGLRAVVGCSEAGLRTACITKVFPTRSHTVAAQGGISASLGNMHPDDWRWHMYDTVKGSDWLGDQDAIEYMVRNAPEAVYELEHWGVPFSRTEDGKIYQRPFGGMTMDYGKGQAQRTCAAADRTGHAMLHTMYGQALRHSAEFYIEFFAIDLIMDDQGVCRGVIALKLDDGTLHRFRAQTTILATGGYGRAYASCTSAHTCTGDGGGMVLRAGLPLQDMEFIQFHPTGIYGSGCLVTEGARGEGGYLVNSEGERFMERYAPSAKDLASRDVVSRSMTIEIREGRGVGKKKDHIYLHLDHLDPKVLNERLPGISESAKIFANVDVTREPIPIVPTVHYNMGGIPTNYHAEVLTKINGDDNAVVPGLMAIGEAACVSVHGANRLGSNSLIDLVVFGRAAALRLAEKLTPGGKQPDLPADSSDLALGRLDRYRYASGGTPTAKLREGMQHVMQSNCAVFRTGEILHEGQNLIHKVHGGIGDVATTDRSLVWNSDLIETLEFDNLIAQAVVTMDSAANRTESRGAHAREDFSERDDKNWMKHTLAWIDNGGNTTIDYRPVHDYTMTNDVQYIPPKARVY; from the coding sequence ATGGCTACTCAAAGGACGGCTGCTCAAGGCAACGGCAAGGCCACCAACGGCAGTGGCGGAATCGGAAGTAGTCCTGCCACCAACGGTAAATCCTATCCGATCGAGGACCACACCTACGACGTGGTGGTGGTCGGCGCCGGCGGCGCCGGCCTGCGCGCCGTGGTCGGCTGCTCGGAAGCCGGCCTGCGCACCGCCTGCATCACCAAAGTGTTTCCGACCCGCTCGCATACGGTTGCGGCGCAAGGCGGCATTTCGGCTTCGCTCGGCAACATGCATCCGGACGACTGGCGCTGGCACATGTACGACACCGTCAAGGGGTCGGACTGGCTCGGCGACCAGGACGCGATCGAATACATGGTGCGCAACGCGCCGGAAGCCGTCTACGAGCTCGAGCATTGGGGCGTGCCGTTCTCGCGCACCGAGGACGGCAAGATCTATCAGCGCCCGTTCGGCGGCATGACCATGGACTACGGCAAGGGCCAGGCGCAGCGCACCTGTGCCGCGGCCGACCGCACCGGCCACGCCATGCTGCACACGATGTACGGCCAGGCGCTGCGCCATTCGGCCGAATTCTACATCGAGTTCTTCGCCATCGACCTGATCATGGACGACCAGGGCGTCTGCCGCGGCGTGATCGCGCTCAAGCTCGACGACGGCACGCTGCATCGTTTCCGCGCGCAGACCACGATCCTCGCGACCGGCGGCTACGGCCGCGCCTACGCTTCCTGCACTTCGGCGCATACCTGCACCGGCGACGGCGGCGGCATGGTGCTGCGCGCCGGTCTTCCGCTGCAGGACATGGAATTCATCCAGTTCCACCCGACCGGCATCTACGGTTCGGGCTGCCTCGTCACCGAGGGCGCCCGCGGCGAAGGCGGCTATCTCGTCAATTCCGAGGGCGAACGCTTCATGGAGCGTTACGCGCCCTCCGCCAAGGACCTCGCCTCCCGCGACGTCGTCTCGCGCTCGATGACGATCGAAATCCGCGAGGGCCGCGGCGTCGGCAAGAAGAAGGACCACATCTACCTGCACCTCGACCATCTCGACCCGAAGGTGCTGAATGAACGGCTGCCGGGCATTTCCGAATCGGCAAAAATCTTCGCCAATGTCGACGTCACCCGCGAGCCGATCCCGATCGTGCCGACCGTGCACTACAACATGGGCGGCATCCCCACCAATTATCACGCCGAAGTGCTGACCAAGATCAACGGCGACGACAATGCGGTGGTGCCCGGCCTGATGGCGATCGGCGAAGCCGCCTGCGTGTCCGTGCACGGCGCCAACCGCCTCGGCTCCAACTCGCTGATCGACCTCGTCGTGTTCGGCCGCGCGGCTGCGCTGCGGCTTGCGGAAAAACTGACGCCGGGCGGCAAGCAGCCGGACCTGCCGGCGGATTCTTCCGATCTGGCGCTCGGCCGGCTCGACCGCTATCGCTACGCCTCCGGCGGCACGCCGACCGCGAAGCTGCGCGAGGGCATGCAGCACGTCATGCAGAGCAATTGCGCGGTGTTCCGCACCGGCGAGATCCTGCACGAAGGCCAGAACCTGATCCACAAGGTCCATGGCGGCATCGGCGACGTCGCCACCACCGACCGCTCGCTGGTCTGGAATTCCGACCTGATCGAAACGCTCGAATTCGACAATCTGATCGCGCAGGCGGTCGTGACGATGGATTCAGCGGCGAACCGCACCGAAAGCCGCGGCGCCCATGCGCGCGAGGACTTCTCCGAGCGCGACGACAAGAACTGGATGAAGCATACGCTGGCGTGGATCGACAATGGCGGCAACACCACGATCGATTATCGCCCGGTGCACGACTACACGATGACGAACGACGTCCAGTACATCCCGCCGAAGGCGCGGGTTTATTGA
- the sdhD gene encoding succinate dehydrogenase, hydrophobic membrane anchor protein: MRTPLGRVRNLGSSHSGTTDFWRQRLTAVAMVLLIMPVIVIVLMLIGRNQAGAAQILGSLPIAIILVLFIIASTWHMRIGMQIVIEDYVHHEKLKLASVMANNFFCIAVALASIYAILKLSSGV, from the coding sequence ATGCGCACGCCGCTCGGCCGCGTCCGCAATCTCGGTTCCTCGCATTCCGGCACCACCGATTTCTGGCGCCAGCGCCTGACGGCGGTGGCGATGGTGCTCCTGATCATGCCCGTCATCGTGATCGTCCTGATGCTGATCGGCCGCAATCAGGCCGGCGCCGCGCAAATTCTCGGTTCGCTGCCGATCGCGATCATCCTGGTCCTCTTCATCATCGCCAGCACCTGGCATATGCGGATCGGCATGCAGATCGTGATCGAGGACTATGTGCACCACGAGAAGCTGAAGCTCGCCAGCGTGATGGCCAATAATTTCTTCTGTATCGCGGTGGCCTTGGCCTCGATTTACGCGATCCTTAAATTGTCATCGGGAGTGTAA
- the sdhC gene encoding succinate dehydrogenase, cytochrome b556 subunit has product MTARIERPLSPHLQTYRVTLTMALSIIHRATGIALYFGTLLLSWWLIAAASGPGAYANVQAFTGSIIGKLIVFGYTWALLHHLCSGIRYLFWDLGYGFKANEREALTWGALIAGISLTVLVWIIAYTVGGGR; this is encoded by the coding sequence ATGACCGCCAGGATCGAACGACCGCTATCGCCCCATTTGCAGACCTATCGCGTCACCCTGACGATGGCGCTTTCCATCATCCATCGCGCCACGGGAATCGCGCTCTATTTCGGCACCCTGCTGCTCTCCTGGTGGCTGATTGCCGCGGCGTCCGGCCCGGGGGCCTACGCCAATGTCCAGGCCTTTACCGGCAGCATTATCGGCAAGCTGATCGTGTTCGGCTACACGTGGGCGCTGCTGCATCATCTGTGCAGCGGTATCCGATACCTCTTCTGGGACCTCGGCTATGGGTTCAAGGCCAATGAGCGCGAGGCGCTGACCTGGGGCGCGCTGATCGCGGGAATTTCGCTGACCGTGCTGGTCTGGATCATCGCCTACACGGTCGGAGGCGGACGATGA
- a CDS encoding LysR substrate-binding domain-containing protein gives MAPPPMPNTPARNPDNAPTAIRSKASSMSSWGSRPATMSVSIPRSEPAAARLDGRSARLSCFEAGRKIRISGRLWMNSLDALATAAEGRRRRRAGAVVAGQADLAAGHLVRLLAGYEPAPTPLHLMFQPSRLASPKIRAFVDYLVEHWRVVDPPGAQARVDR, from the coding sequence ATGGCGCCGCCGCCGATGCCGAACACGCCGGCCAGAAATCCCGACAACGCCCCCACCGCGATCAGGAGCAAGGCGAGTTCGATGAGTTCCTGGGGATCGAGGCCGGCCACCATGTCTGTGAGCATCCCACGTTCAGAACCTGCGGCCGCGCGTCTGGATGGCCGTTCCGCGAGACTTAGCTGCTTCGAAGCGGGCCGCAAAATCCGCATATCGGGTCGGCTCTGGATGAATAGCCTCGACGCGCTCGCCACTGCTGCCGAGGGAAGGCGCCGGCGTCGTGCGGGTGCCGTCGTGGCAGGCCAGGCCGATCTGGCCGCCGGCCACTTGGTGCGGTTGCTCGCCGGCTACGAGCCGGCACCGACGCCATTGCACCTGATGTTTCAGCCGTCGCGGCTCGCTTCGCCGAAGATCAGGGCCTTCGTCGACTACCTCGTCGAGCACTGGCGCGTCGTCGATCCGCCAGGTGCGCAAGCCCGCGTTGATCGATAA
- a CDS encoding sulfite exporter TauE/SafE family protein — translation MVAGLDPQELIELALLLIAVGALSGFLAGVFGIGGGAILVPVFYECFRLAGVPLEVRMPLCIGTSLAIIIPTSLSSFRAHYNRGAVDLDILRRWWLPVVLGVTAGSVTARFAPERLFKIVFVIVAWSAAARLLLARDTWKLGDDVPKGFLMRVYGFFVGLLSTLMGVGGGLFANLLMTFYGRPIHQAVATSSAIAVLISIPGAIGYVYAGWPAAARFPDVTALQAPFALGYVSLIGAVLVMPTTLITAPLGVRAAHAMSKRALEMAFGTYMFIVGGRFAISLLNGQ, via the coding sequence ATGGTGGCCGGCCTCGATCCCCAGGAACTCATCGAACTCGCCTTGCTCCTGATCGCGGTGGGGGCGTTGTCGGGATTTCTGGCCGGCGTGTTCGGCATCGGCGGCGGCGCCATCCTGGTGCCGGTGTTCTACGAATGCTTCCGGCTGGCCGGCGTGCCACTGGAGGTGCGGATGCCACTCTGCATCGGCACCTCGCTTGCGATCATCATCCCGACCTCGCTCTCTTCGTTTCGCGCTCATTACAACAGGGGCGCGGTCGACCTGGACATCCTCAGGCGCTGGTGGCTGCCGGTCGTGCTCGGTGTTACGGCCGGCAGCGTCACTGCACGCTTTGCGCCGGAGCGCCTGTTCAAGATCGTGTTCGTGATAGTGGCGTGGTCGGCGGCGGCGCGGCTGTTGCTGGCGCGGGACACCTGGAAGCTCGGCGACGACGTGCCGAAGGGCTTTCTGATGCGCGTCTACGGCTTCTTCGTCGGCTTATTGTCGACCTTGATGGGCGTCGGCGGCGGCCTGTTCGCGAACCTCTTGATGACCTTCTACGGCCGCCCGATCCATCAGGCGGTCGCGACCTCGTCTGCGATTGCGGTGTTGATCTCGATCCCCGGCGCGATCGGCTATGTCTATGCCGGCTGGCCCGCCGCGGCGCGCTTTCCCGACGTCACCGCGCTGCAGGCGCCATTTGCGCTCGGTTATGTCTCGCTGATCGGCGCCGTGCTCGTGATGCCGACCACGCTGATCACGGCGCCGCTTGGGGTGCGCGCCGCGCATGCGATGTCGAAGCGCGCGCTGGAGATGGCGTTCGGCACGTATATGTTCATCGTTGGCGGAAGGTTTGCGATCAGCCTTTTGAACGGGCAGTAG
- a CDS encoding DUF3658 domain-containing protein — MGKTPSGEIPAISSTLRWEEVSLPDSISEADLDQLIFSVMTSRLQKTAMIIARAMKRCEELDLAINEEILGARIGALAESDRIEGAGDLRKWRHSEVRLKD, encoded by the coding sequence ATGGGCAAGACACCTTCCGGTGAAATTCCCGCCATTAGCAGCACGCTTCGATGGGAAGAGGTTTCTCTTCCAGATTCGATATCCGAAGCTGATCTCGACCAGCTCATCTTTTCGGTCATGACCTCACGGTTGCAGAAGACCGCGATGATCATCGCCAGGGCAATGAAGCGATGCGAGGAGCTCGATCTGGCAATCAATGAGGAGATCCTCGGCGCCCGCATCGGGGCGTTAGCCGAGTCTGATCGGATCGAAGGCGCCGGCGATCTCCGCAAATGGCGTCATAGCGAAGTGCGACTGAAGGACTAG
- a CDS encoding malonyl-CoA synthase — protein MNTTANANLFSRLFDTLDDPNRLAIEMLDGTHISYGDLIARAGQMANVLVSRGVKPGDRVAAQTEKSVPALVLYLATVRAGAVYLPLNTAYTLNELDYFISDAEPSLVVCDPSKAEGIGAIAAKVKAKVETLGPDGTGSLTDAAAKADSAFATVARANDDLAAILYTSGTTGRSKGAMLTHDNLASNSYSLVDYWRFTNKDALIHALPIYHTHGLFVASNVTLFARASMIFLPKFDPEMIIKLMARATVLMGVPTFYTRLLQSPSLSKQSTKHMRLFISGSAPLLADTHREWAARTGHAVLERYGMTETNMNTSNPYDGERVPGAVGHPLPGVSIRVTDPETGKEIARDEIGMIEVKGPNVFKGYWRMPEKTKSEFRGDGFFITGDLGKIDPKGYVHILGRGKDLVISGGFNVYPKEIESEIDAMPGVIESAVIGVPHADFGEGVTAVVVCNKGADITEAGVLNALDGRLAKFKMPKRVFVVDELPRNAMGKVQKNILRDTYAKIYAK, from the coding sequence ATGAACACGACCGCCAACGCCAACCTGTTTTCCCGCCTGTTCGACACGCTCGACGATCCGAACCGGCTCGCGATCGAAATGCTCGATGGCACGCATATCAGCTATGGCGATCTGATTGCCCGCGCCGGGCAGATGGCGAACGTGCTGGTGTCGCGCGGCGTCAAGCCCGGTGACCGCGTCGCAGCCCAGACCGAGAAATCAGTGCCGGCGCTGGTGCTGTATCTTGCGACCGTGCGCGCGGGCGCGGTCTACCTGCCGCTCAACACCGCCTATACGCTGAACGAACTCGACTACTTCATCTCCGACGCCGAACCGTCGCTGGTCGTGTGCGATCCCTCGAAGGCGGAAGGCATCGGCGCGATCGCGGCGAAGGTGAAGGCAAAAGTCGAAACGCTTGGGCCCGACGGAACGGGATCGCTCACGGATGCCGCCGCCAAAGCGGATTCGGCGTTTGCGACCGTCGCGCGCGCCAATGACGACCTCGCGGCGATCCTCTACACCTCGGGCACGACAGGCCGTTCCAAGGGCGCGATGCTGACGCACGACAATCTGGCGTCGAACTCCTACAGCCTGGTCGACTACTGGCGCTTCACGAATAAGGACGCGCTGATCCACGCGCTGCCGATCTACCACACCCACGGCCTGTTCGTGGCGAGCAACGTCACCCTGTTCGCCCGCGCCTCGATGATCTTCCTGCCGAAGTTCGATCCCGAAATGATCATCAAGCTGATGGCGCGCGCCACCGTGCTGATGGGCGTGCCGACCTTCTACACTCGGCTGTTGCAGAGCCCGTCGCTTTCGAAGCAATCGACCAAGCACATGCGGCTGTTCATTTCGGGCTCCGCGCCGCTGCTCGCCGATACCCACCGCGAATGGGCCGCGCGCACCGGCCACGCCGTGCTCGAGCGCTACGGCATGACCGAAACCAACATGAACACCTCGAACCCGTATGATGGCGAGCGCGTGCCCGGCGCGGTCGGCCATCCGCTGCCCGGCGTTTCCATTCGCGTCACCGATCCCGAGACCGGCAAGGAGATTGCGCGCGACGAGATCGGCATGATCGAGGTCAAGGGCCCGAACGTGTTCAAGGGCTACTGGCGGATGCCGGAAAAGACCAAATCCGAATTCCGCGGCGACGGCTTCTTCATCACCGGCGATCTCGGCAAGATCGATCCCAAGGGCTACGTACACATCCTCGGCCGCGGCAAGGATCTCGTGATCTCCGGCGGCTTCAACGTCTACCCCAAGGAAATCGAGAGCGAGATCGACGCCATGCCGGGCGTGATCGAATCCGCCGTGATCGGCGTCCCGCATGCCGATTTCGGCGAAGGCGTTACCGCCGTGGTGGTCTGCAACAAGGGCGCCGATATCACCGAAGCGGGCGTGCTGAACGCGCTCGACGGCAGGCTCGCGAAGTTCAAGATGCCGAAGCGCGTGTTCGTGGTCGACGAACTGCCGCGCAACGCCATGGGCAAGGTGCAGAAGAATATTTTGCGCGATACCTACGCGAAGATATACGCGAAGTAG
- a CDS encoding aminotransferase class IV — translation MKDSIFAEGAGYVRGRFVPIAEATLPVTDWGFTRSDVVYDVVHVFKGGFFRLVNHLDRFERSMAQRRIRPPEDRAAIEAILHRCVALTGLSDAYVAMVASRGRPRVAGSRRPADCENHLIAYALPWIDVVPKEVQARGAHVWVASTPRVPDASVDPTVKNYQWNDLTSGLLEAHDANFDTAVLCDTQGFLTEGPGFNVFVVKDGRVTTSDRGSLHGITRRSVLELCAELGIEAAVEPIPRSALDHADEVFLATTAGGVMPASRIGGRILGNDRPGPISMRLKDAYWRKHEEGWHRTPVRPLEAEAGE, via the coding sequence ATGAAGGACTCGATCTTCGCCGAGGGTGCCGGCTATGTCAGGGGGCGCTTCGTCCCGATCGCCGAAGCGACGCTGCCCGTCACGGATTGGGGTTTTACGCGGTCCGATGTTGTCTACGACGTCGTGCATGTGTTCAAGGGCGGCTTCTTCCGGCTGGTCAACCATCTCGATCGCTTCGAGCGCTCGATGGCGCAGCGCCGGATCCGGCCGCCGGAAGACCGCGCCGCGATCGAGGCGATCCTGCATCGCTGCGTGGCACTGACCGGCCTTTCCGACGCCTATGTCGCGATGGTGGCCTCGCGCGGACGGCCGCGCGTTGCGGGATCACGCCGGCCGGCCGATTGCGAGAACCACCTGATCGCCTACGCGCTGCCCTGGATCGATGTCGTTCCCAAGGAGGTGCAGGCGCGCGGGGCCCATGTCTGGGTCGCCTCGACGCCGCGCGTGCCCGACGCCTCGGTCGATCCCACGGTCAAGAACTATCAGTGGAACGATCTGACCTCGGGCCTGCTGGAGGCGCACGACGCCAATTTCGACACCGCGGTACTGTGCGACACGCAAGGTTTCCTGACGGAAGGGCCGGGCTTCAACGTCTTCGTCGTGAAGGACGGAAGGGTGACGACATCAGATCGCGGCAGCCTGCACGGCATCACGCGCCGATCGGTGCTGGAGCTCTGCGCCGAACTCGGCATCGAGGCTGCGGTTGAACCGATCCCCCGATCGGCGCTCGACCACGCGGACGAGGTCTTCCTGGCGACGACGGCCGGCGGCGTCATGCCCGCGTCGCGCATCGGCGGACGCATCCTCGGCAACGACCGGCCGGGGCCGATCTCAATGCGGCTCAAGGATGCCTACTGGCGCAAGCACGAGGAAGGCTGGCACCGGACGCCGGTCCGCCCCCTGGAGGCCGAGGCCGGCGAATGA
- the folB gene encoding dihydroneopterin aldolase, producing the protein MLTTIQIAGLQTFGYHGLFEEERSLGQKFTFDIDATLNPAPTHRDDRLDASIRYDAVVDAAVSLAGAMKYQTLEALGEAVAIGLLRRFALIDTITVGVSKFSPPIPHTLSKVGIAVRLARSDLANSPTAEALEVLV; encoded by the coding sequence ATGTTGACGACCATCCAGATCGCCGGATTGCAGACCTTCGGATACCATGGCTTGTTCGAGGAAGAACGCAGCCTCGGCCAGAAATTCACCTTCGACATCGACGCGACGTTGAATCCGGCTCCAACGCACCGGGACGACAGATTGGATGCATCGATCCGCTACGATGCCGTGGTGGACGCCGCGGTGAGCCTCGCCGGCGCGATGAAATATCAAACGCTGGAAGCGCTTGGGGAGGCCGTTGCGATCGGCCTGCTGCGACGCTTTGCATTGATCGACACCATCACCGTTGGCGTGTCCAAGTTCAGCCCCCCAATCCCGCATACGCTCAGCAAGGTCGGAATCGCGGTGCGCCTGGCGCGATCCGATCTGGCGAATTCGCCGACGGCGGAGGCGCTGGAAGTACTTGTCTAG
- a CDS encoding fasciclin domain-containing protein, translating to MSKRIALLSAAVFSALAFTATITAPASAEEKTVMVGGAAMFPSKNIVQNAVNSKDHTTLVAAVKAAGLVETLESKGPFTVFAPTNTAFGKLPAGTVETLVKPENKATLTKILTYHVVPGKLTASDLKDGMKLKTAEGEQLSVKLQDGKVWIIDAKGGTSMVTISNVNQSNGVIHVVDTVLMPAS from the coding sequence ATGTCCAAACGTATTGCACTTCTGTCCGCCGCCGTGTTCAGCGCACTGGCTTTCACTGCCACCATCACCGCGCCCGCCAGCGCGGAAGAAAAGACCGTCATGGTCGGCGGCGCGGCGATGTTCCCCTCCAAGAATATCGTCCAGAACGCCGTCAACTCGAAGGATCACACCACGCTGGTTGCCGCGGTGAAGGCTGCCGGCCTGGTCGAAACCCTCGAAAGCAAGGGCCCGTTCACGGTGTTCGCGCCGACCAACACCGCCTTCGGCAAGCTGCCGGCCGGCACCGTCGAGACGCTGGTGAAGCCTGAGAACAAGGCGACCCTGACCAAGATCCTCACCTACCACGTCGTGCCCGGCAAGCTCACCGCGTCCGACCTGAAGGACGGCATGAAGCTCAAGACCGCTGAAGGCGAGCAACTCTCGGTCAAGCTCCAGGACGGCAAGGTCTGGATCATCGACGCCAAGGGCGGAACCTCGATGGTCACGATCTCGAACGTCAATCAGTCCAACGGCGTGATCCATGTGGTCGACACCGTGCTGATGCCGGCGTCCTGA
- a CDS encoding cytochrome b/b6 domain-containing protein, producing MSAVTVSDEHAASTKAKVIQPAWVRALHWTNAFAMVLMIMSGWQIYNASPLFDFRFSPSITLGGWLGGALLWHFAAMWLLMVNGLIYLTVGLATGRFRKKLLPITPEGVISDTKAALTGKLSHDDLTKYNYVQKLLYAGIIVVGILIVLSGLAIWKPVQLQYLTALFGGYEAARYVHFFCMAGIVAFMVVHVALALLVPKSLRAMIIGR from the coding sequence ATGTCGGCCGTAACAGTCAGCGACGAACACGCCGCGTCAACCAAGGCCAAGGTCATTCAGCCGGCCTGGGTGCGGGCGCTGCATTGGACCAACGCCTTCGCGATGGTTTTGATGATCATGTCGGGGTGGCAGATCTACAATGCCTCGCCGCTGTTCGATTTCCGCTTCTCCCCGAGCATCACGCTGGGCGGCTGGCTCGGCGGCGCGCTGCTCTGGCATTTCGCCGCGATGTGGCTGTTGATGGTCAACGGCCTGATCTATCTGACTGTGGGTCTTGCCACCGGCCGCTTCCGCAAGAAGCTGCTGCCGATCACGCCGGAGGGCGTGATCTCGGATACCAAGGCGGCGCTTACCGGAAAACTATCACACGACGATCTCACCAAATACAATTATGTGCAAAAATTGCTTTACGCCGGAATCATCGTCGTCGGCATCCTCATCGTGCTGTCGGGGCTTGCGATCTGGAAACCTGTCCAGTTGCAATATTTGACGGCGCTGTTCGGCGGCTACGAGGCCGCCCGCTACGTCCATTTCTTCTGCATGGCTGGCATCGTCGCTTTCATGGTGGTTCATGTCGCGCTCGCGCTTCTGGTGCCGAAGAGCCTGCGCGCCATGATCATCGGCCGCTAA
- a CDS encoding molybdopterin-dependent oxidoreductase, whose product MGRMRNLLIPGVDKTLLIRDAVKTMPDLTRRRFISGGASLGALTLLTGCDVTDSFSAEEMLKQVSKFNDGVQALIFNPHAMAPTFPESAITKPFPFNAYYDLEEAPTVDGKSWKLEVRGLVENKKSWTLEELYQLPQVKQVTRHICVEGWSAIGSWTGTPLRDFLKVIGADTRAKYVWFQCADKDGYNSPLDMATALHAQTQMTFKFGDEILPRAYGFPMKIRVPTKLGFKNPKYVMSMEVTNDYKGGFWEDQGYNSFSGS is encoded by the coding sequence ATGGGCCGCATGCGCAACCTCCTCATCCCCGGCGTCGACAAGACGCTCCTCATCAGGGACGCGGTGAAGACGATGCCGGATCTCACGCGCCGGCGCTTTATCTCGGGCGGCGCCAGCCTCGGTGCGCTGACGCTGCTGACGGGTTGCGACGTGACCGACAGTTTTTCAGCCGAGGAGATGCTGAAGCAGGTCTCGAAGTTCAATGACGGCGTGCAGGCGTTGATCTTCAACCCCCATGCCATGGCGCCGACCTTCCCGGAAAGCGCCATCACAAAACCGTTCCCGTTCAACGCCTATTACGACCTCGAGGAAGCGCCTACGGTCGACGGCAAGAGCTGGAAGCTCGAGGTGCGCGGTCTGGTCGAAAACAAGAAGTCCTGGACGCTGGAAGAACTCTATCAATTGCCGCAGGTCAAGCAGGTCACGCGCCACATCTGCGTCGAAGGCTGGAGCGCGATCGGAAGCTGGACCGGCACGCCGCTGCGCGATTTCCTGAAAGTGATCGGCGCGGATACCCGCGCGAAGTATGTCTGGTTCCAGTGCGCCGACAAGGACGGCTACAACTCGCCGCTCGACATGGCGACCGCGCTGCATGCGCAGACCCAGATGACCTTCAAGTTCGGCGACGAGATCCTGCCGCGCGCCTACGGTTTTCCGATGAAGATCAGGGTGCCGACCAAGCTCGGCTTCAAGAATCCGAAATACGTGATGTCGATGGAAGTCACCAACGACTACAAGGGCGGCTTCTGGGAAGACCAGGGGTATAATTCGTTCAGCGGGAGTTGA
- a CDS encoding YbfB/YjiJ family MFS transporter, producing MKAPDQHIYAHPAWLILILSLAPTIGLGIGRFAYALVLPDMRDALGWSYSAAGFMNTINAVGYLAGALLASRMIRRFGLPQTVRWGTLAAIASLTLCAVSGNFFVLSFARLLAGVGAAGGFVGGAALAATIAQTRPERANFLLSLYYAGPGLGIISSGLIAPFVLQGFGPGSWWIVWWAMTLLCAVLILPLLLAPLGSGAAIDSAAPAKFSIRPVLVYLIGYFLFGAGYIAYMTFMIAYVRDAGGGALAQSAFWGLIGLSAFVTPWVWRRVLALDRGGLATTIILGTNAVGAALPIFGHSVWLLAISALVFGVAFFAVVGSTTAFVRFNYPPQAWPTAIAALTISFGIGQTLGPIVVGAITDAVGSLSFALNVSAAMLALGAVLSAFQRKVGPKA from the coding sequence GTGAAAGCCCCCGACCAACACATCTACGCGCACCCTGCGTGGCTGATCCTCATTCTATCGCTTGCGCCAACGATCGGTCTCGGAATCGGCCGCTTCGCCTACGCGCTGGTGCTGCCCGACATGCGCGACGCGCTCGGGTGGTCCTATTCCGCGGCCGGCTTCATGAACACGATCAACGCCGTCGGTTACCTGGCGGGCGCGTTGCTTGCCTCACGGATGATTCGGCGCTTCGGGCTGCCGCAAACCGTCCGCTGGGGAACGCTTGCCGCCATCGCCTCGCTGACGCTATGCGCCGTCTCCGGCAATTTTTTCGTGCTGAGCTTTGCGCGATTACTGGCGGGTGTCGGCGCCGCGGGCGGGTTCGTCGGCGGCGCGGCACTGGCCGCCACGATCGCGCAAACGCGCCCCGAACGCGCCAACTTCCTGCTCAGCCTGTATTATGCCGGGCCGGGGCTCGGCATTATCTCATCGGGGCTGATCGCGCCTTTCGTGCTGCAGGGCTTTGGGCCCGGATCGTGGTGGATCGTGTGGTGGGCCATGACGCTGCTCTGCGCCGTCCTGATCCTGCCGCTGTTGCTGGCGCCGCTCGGCAGCGGTGCTGCGATCGACAGCGCGGCGCCGGCCAAATTCTCCATCCGGCCGGTGCTGGTCTATCTGATCGGCTACTTCCTGTTCGGCGCCGGCTACATCGCCTACATGACCTTCATGATCGCCTATGTCCGCGACGCCGGCGGCGGCGCGCTGGCACAGAGCGCATTCTGGGGCCTGATCGGCCTCAGCGCATTTGTGACCCCATGGGTGTGGCGGCGCGTGCTGGCGCTCGACCGCGGCGGACTCGCCACCACCATCATCCTCGGCACCAACGCCGTCGGCGCGGCGCTGCCGATCTTCGGGCACTCGGTTTGGCTGCTCGCGATCTCGGCACTGGTGTTCGGCGTCGCCTTCTTCGCGGTGGTCGGCTCCACCACCGCTTTCGTCCGCTTCAACTATCCGCCGCAGGCCTGGCCGACGGCGATTGCAGCCCTGACGATTTCATTCGGCATCGGCCAGACGCTCGGACCGATCGTGGTCGGCGCGATCACGGACGCGGTCGGCAGCCTGTCGTTTGCGCTGAATGTATCCGCGGCGATGCTGGCGCTGGGCGCAGTGCTGTCGGCGTTTCAAAGGAAGGTCGGGCCGAAGGCGTAG